A region from the Alosa alosa isolate M-15738 ecotype Scorff River chromosome 7, AALO_Geno_1.1, whole genome shotgun sequence genome encodes:
- the LOC125297850 gene encoding B-cell receptor CD22-like isoform X2, with translation MLFKDVDVFWVHFLLGLTAVQCEWSVTHSSRRVCGLKGASVVLSCTYQYPWKGRGDTYGGGEWFYTALHLTWITDKTGVVLSITDLQVKEEAVSRKQNQIKVTCSTSCILGSEYVWYKNGQILQGKTTASILLDSTKLPEKGNYYCAVRGYAAHRSPAQCIPRKQCWGATYSSNSICALKGSSVVIPCTYKYPRDHRIKTKYWFNKQKSNNHPEDLLLNKEYWNHVQNLGIEDNNCTLRLKDIGVGHSGEYAFRFTTEQGEGYTGLPGVTIIVTALQVMVTSAAVTEGERVTLTCSTTCTLSDHPTFTWFKNSLIHKRTTDKNLHFDLVQGHDSGNYSCAVRGHESVASIDVFLYVRYEPKNVSVSLSPSGEIEEGTLVTLTCSSDANPPVHTYTWHFTTPARWSVMGTGESLTFNMTPVHSGLYHCEAQNEVGSHNSTDVLLDVKKEEDAAWPVNAGIIIFMVIVILLALGIVSLRKRGAKSTANTQRALENAQSDLTTVYSIISAHTLPSDLTQRVGSHGLGDVQYASVRFSRTRRQEASSRGLEDCVVYSNVRDLSQS, from the exons ATGCTTTTCAAAGACGTGGATGTATTTTGGGTGCATTTCCTCCTAGGTCTAACAG cTGTGCAGTGTGAATGGAGTGTGACCCATTCTTCAAGACGGGTCTGTGGTCTTAAAGGGGCATCAGTGGTCCTGTCCTGCACATACCAGTATCCATGGAAAGGTCGTGGAGACACGTATGGGGGAGGAGAGTG GTTTTATACAGCTCTTCACTTGACGTGGATAACAGACAAGACTGGTGTTGTTCTCTCAATCACTG ATCTGCAGGTGAAGGAGGAGGCTGTTTCAAGGAAACAAAATCAGATTAAGGTGACCTGCAGCACCTCCTGCATTTTGGGCTCTGAATATGTCTGGTACAAAAATGGACAGATTCTACAAGGCAAAACCACAGCCTCCATTCTACTGGACTCAACTAAACTCCCTGAAAAGGGAAACTACTACTGTGCTGTCAGAGGCTATGCGGCTCACCGCTCCCCTGCACAAT GTATTCCAAGAAAACAGTGTTGGGGCGCGACATACTCATCAAACAGCATCTGTGCATTAAAGGGTTCCTCTGTGGTCATTCCCTGCACTTACAAATATCCCAGAGATCACAGAATCAAAACAAAATACTGGTTTAACAAACAAAAATCCAATAATCACCCTGAAGACTTACTTTTAAATAAAGAATATTGGAATCATGTACAGAATCTTGGGATAGAAGATAATAATTGTACCCTGAGACTGAAAGACATCGGAGTTGGTCACTCTGGAGAATACGCCTTCAGGTTTACAACAGAACAGGGAGAGGGTTACACAGGATTACCTGGAGTCACCATCATTGTTACAG CTCTGCAGGTCATGGTGACTTCTGCTGcagtgacagagggagagagagtgacactGACCTGCAGCACCACCTGCACTCTGAGTGACCACCCCACCTTCACCTGGTTCAAGAACTCTCTCATCCACAAGCGCACCACTGACAAGAACCTTCACTTTGACCTAGTCCAAGGACACGACTCAGGCAATTACTCCTGTGCTGTTAGAGGACATGAGAGTGTCGCCTCCATTGATGTCTTCCTCTACGTCAGAT ATGAACCAAAGAATGTCTCAGTGTCACTGAGCCCATCTGGTGAAATAGAGGAGGGCACTTTGGTGACTCTGACCTGCAGCAGTGATGCCAACCCACCAGTTCACACCTACACCTGGCATTTTACTACACCTGCACGGTGGTCTGTCATGGGCACGGGGGAGAGTCTGACCTTCAACATGACCCCCGTTCACAGTGGACTTTACCATTGTGAAGCACAAAATGAAGTCGGCTCCCATAACTCTACTGACGTCCTTTTAG ATGTCAAAAAGGAAGAAGATGCTGCTTGGCCTGTGAACGCTGGAATAATCATTTTTATGGTTATTGTCATCCTACTGGCTCTTGGGATTGTGAGCTTGAG GAAGCGGGGTGCTAAATCGACAGCAAATACACAGCGTGCACTGGAAAACGCACAG AGTGACCTAACCACGGTGTACAGCATCATCTCAGCACACACTTTGCCCTCTGACCTCACACAGAGAGTGGGCTCTCATGGTCTGGGTGACGTCCAGTACGCCAGCGTTCGTTTCAGTCGCACCCGCCGACAGGAAGCATCGTCCAGAGG ACTTGAAGACTGTGTTGTGTACAGCAATGTGAGGGATCTCTCGCAGTCCTGA
- the cdc6 gene encoding cell division control protein 6 homolog → MPSTRSQRQPTLQFPRRKSSRAVSSSKTTTEPESEAPPTSAAVQAQNTPLSPRHVALKSAPLSPRLPLSPRKRMGDENGCNTPLSLLGSPPKQSRVALTSPHKSVLSPHKLTLSPYKTKTGSPRKLSFDENTPVFSPPPPSKQVNFPLSPRSCPSPRRQETPCKSPRAHPAGKAVSTRLFSEQKSQYQSVKRALHTAVPERLLSREAERASIVSFLESHVVPGRPSSLYISGAPGTGKTACLNCVLQEREDLLKDAQKVVINCMTLRSSHSIFPLLANRLGSARGHNEGRLEKLLTSAGPTVLLVLDEMDQLDSKSQDVLYTIFEWPYLPKSRLCLIGIANALDLTDRILPRLQAKPHCRPQLLHFPPYSRQELTAIVQDRLAQAGGDGVLDASAVQFCARKVSAVSGDARKALDICRRAVEMVESVERSKKSSDSAADTKGVRVSVPQVARVLSEVYGDRMASGGGSGADGESFPLQQKLLVCCLLLLTRSGKSREIPLGKLSEAYAKLCVQRQVGGVGQGECLSLCSLLESRGIFALKKAKEARLTKVSLKIEEKDVENALKDRALLGSILTAGLP, encoded by the exons ATGCCCAGCACACGCTCTCAGAGACAGCCAACCCTGCAGTTCCCCCGCCGCAAATCCTCCAGGGCCGTCTCCAGCTCCAAGACCACCACAGAACCCGAGTCGGAGGCCCCCCCTACATCAGCAGCCGTCCAGGCCCAGAatacccccctctcccccaggCATGTTGCCCTTAAGAGTGCCCCTCTGTCCCCCAGACTGCCCCTGAGCCCACGGAAACGCATGG GTGATGAGAATGGGTGCAACACCCCTCTGTCTCTGCTGGGGTCTCCCCCAAAGCAGAGCCGAGTGGCCCTGACGTCCCCCCACAAATCGGTGCTGTCCCCCCACAAACTGACGCTCTCCCCCTACAAGACGAAGACGGGCTCCCCCCGTAAGCTCTCCTTCGACGAGAACACCCCGGTCTTCTCTCCCCCGCCTCCCTCCAAACAGGTGaacttccccctctccccccgcTCCTGCCCATCCCCCAGGCGACAGGAGACCCCCTGCAAGAGCCCTCGCGCTCACCCCGCGGGGAAGGCTGTGAGCACCCGCCTCTTCTCTGAACAGA AGTCCCAGTACCAGAGTGTGAAGCGGGCACTCCACACGGCCGTGCCCGAGCGTCTGCTCTCTCGCGAGGCCGAGCGCGCCTCCATCGTCTCCTTCCTGGAGTCCCATGTGGTGCCCGGTCGCCCGTCCAGCCTCTACATCTCTGGCGCCCCCGGCACGGGCAAGACGGCATGCCTCAACTGTGTGCTCCAGGAGAGAGAG GATCTGCTGAAGGACGCGCAGAAGGTGGTGATCAACTGCATGACGTTGCGCAGCTCCCACTCCATCTTCCCGCTGCTGGCCAACAGGCTGGGTTCCGCGCGCGGCCACAACGAGGGACGCCTGGAGAAGCTCCTCACCAGCGCCGGACCCACTGT CCTGTTGGTTCTGGATGAGATGGACCAGCTGGACAGCAAGAGCCAGGATGTTCTCTACACCATCTTTGAGTGGCCGTACCTCCCCAAATCTCGCCTGTGTCTCATCG GCATTGCCAACGCTCTGGACCTGACTGACCGCATCCTGCCCCGGCTCCAGGCCAAGCCGCACTGCCGGCCGCAGTTGCTGCACTTCCCCCCCTACAGCAGGCAGGAGCTCACCGCCATCGTCCAGGACCGCCTCGCACAG GCGGGTGGAGATGGCGTCCTAGATGCCTCAGCTGTTCAGTTCTGTGCCAGAAAGGTGTCTGCTGTGTCAGGAGATGCGCGGAAAGCCCTGGACATCTGCAG gAGAGCGGTTGAAATGGTCGAGTCTGTTGAGCGGTCGAAGAAGTCTTCGGACTCCGCTGCCGACACCAAAGGTGTGCGCGTGAGCGTGCCGCAGGTGGCCCGGGTGCTGTCGGAGGTGTACGGCGACCGCATGGCCAGCGGCGGGGGCAGTGGAGCGGACGGAGAGAGCTTCCCCCTCCAGCAGAAACTCCTGGTCTGCTGTCTGCTGCTGCTCACGCGCAGTGGCAAGAGCCGAGAGATCCCCCTGGGCAAG CTGTCGGAGGCGTACGCCAAGCTGTGTGTCCAGAGGCAGGTGGGGGGTGTGGGGCAGGGCGAGTGCCTCTCCCTCTGCAGCCTGCTGGAGAGCCGTGGCATCTTTGCCCTCAAGAAGGCCAAGGAGGCCCGCCTCACCAAG GTGTCTCTAAAGATCGAGGAGAAGGATGTTGAAAACGCTTTGAAAGACCGTGCTCTCCTGGGAAGCATCTTAACAGCCGGTCTACCCTGA
- the LOC125297850 gene encoding B-cell receptor CD22-like isoform X3, with protein sequence MLFKDVDVFWVHFLLGLTAVQCEWSVTHSSRRVCGLKGASVVLSCTYQYPWKGRGDTYGGGEWYGEKSQRVIKHSHSNYPDCSLNIDKLSENHTGVYKFRFYTALHLTWITDKTGVVLSITDLQVKEEAVSRKQNQIKVTCSTSCILGSEYVWYKNGQILQGKTTASILLDSTKLPEKGNYYCAVRGYAAHRSPAQCIPRKQCWGATYSSNSICALKGSSVVIPCTYKYPRDHRIKTKYWFNKQKSNNHPEDLLLNKEYWNHVQNLGIEDNNCTLRLKDIGVGHSGEYAFRFTTEQGEGYTGLPGVTIIVTALQVMVTSAAVTEGERVTLTCSTTCTLSDHPTFTWFKNSLIHKRTTDKNLHFDLVQGHDSGNYSCAVRGHESVASIDVFLYVRYEPKNVSVSLSPSGEIEEGTLVTLTCSSDANPPVHTYTWHFTTPARWSVMGTGESLTFNMTPVHSGLYHCEAQNEVGSHNSTDVLLDVKKEEDAAWPVNAGIIIFMVIVILLALGIVSLRKRGAKSTANTQRALENAQSDLTTVYSIISAHTLPSDLTQRVGSHGLGDVQYASVRFSRTRRQEASSRGLEDCVVYSNVRDLSQS encoded by the exons ATGCTTTTCAAAGACGTGGATGTATTTTGGGTGCATTTCCTCCTAGGTCTAACAG cTGTGCAGTGTGAATGGAGTGTGACCCATTCTTCAAGACGGGTCTGTGGTCTTAAAGGGGCATCAGTGGTCCTGTCCTGCACATACCAGTATCCATGGAAAGGTCGTGGAGACACGTATGGGGGAGGAGAGTGGTATGGAGAGAAGAGCCAGAGAGTCATAAAACACAGTCACTCTAATTATCCTGACTGCAGCCTGAACATAGACAAACTGTCAGAAAATCACACTGGTGTTTATAAATTTAGGTTTTATACAGCTCTTCACTTGACGTGGATAACAGACAAGACTGGTGTTGTTCTCTCAATCACTG ATCTGCAGGTGAAGGAGGAGGCTGTTTCAAGGAAACAAAATCAGATTAAGGTGACCTGCAGCACCTCCTGCATTTTGGGCTCTGAATATGTCTGGTACAAAAATGGACAGATTCTACAAGGCAAAACCACAGCCTCCATTCTACTGGACTCAACTAAACTCCCTGAAAAGGGAAACTACTACTGTGCTGTCAGAGGCTATGCGGCTCACCGCTCCCCTGCACAAT GTATTCCAAGAAAACAGTGTTGGGGCGCGACATACTCATCAAACAGCATCTGTGCATTAAAGGGTTCCTCTGTGGTCATTCCCTGCACTTACAAATATCCCAGAGATCACAGAATCAAAACAAAATACTGGTTTAACAAACAAAAATCCAATAATCACCCTGAAGACTTACTTTTAAATAAAGAATATTGGAATCATGTACAGAATCTTGGGATAGAAGATAATAATTGTACCCTGAGACTGAAAGACATCGGAGTTGGTCACTCTGGAGAATACGCCTTCAGGTTTACAACAGAACAGGGAGAGGGTTACACAGGATTACCTGGAGTCACCATCATTGTTACAG CTCTGCAGGTCATGGTGACTTCTGCTGcagtgacagagggagagagagtgacactGACCTGCAGCACCACCTGCACTCTGAGTGACCACCCCACCTTCACCTGGTTCAAGAACTCTCTCATCCACAAGCGCACCACTGACAAGAACCTTCACTTTGACCTAGTCCAAGGACACGACTCAGGCAATTACTCCTGTGCTGTTAGAGGACATGAGAGTGTCGCCTCCATTGATGTCTTCCTCTACGTCAGAT ATGAACCAAAGAATGTCTCAGTGTCACTGAGCCCATCTGGTGAAATAGAGGAGGGCACTTTGGTGACTCTGACCTGCAGCAGTGATGCCAACCCACCAGTTCACACCTACACCTGGCATTTTACTACACCTGCACGGTGGTCTGTCATGGGCACGGGGGAGAGTCTGACCTTCAACATGACCCCCGTTCACAGTGGACTTTACCATTGTGAAGCACAAAATGAAGTCGGCTCCCATAACTCTACTGACGTCCTTTTAG ATGTCAAAAAGGAAGAAGATGCTGCTTGGCCTGTGAACGCTGGAATAATCATTTTTATGGTTATTGTCATCCTACTGGCTCTTGGGATTGTGAGCTTGAG GAAGCGGGGTGCTAAATCGACAGCAAATACACAGCGTGCACTGGAAAACGCACAG AGTGACCTAACCACGGTGTACAGCATCATCTCAGCACACACTTTGCCCTCTGACCTCACACAGAGAGTGGGCTCTCATGGTCTGGGTGACGTCCAGTACGCCAGCGTTCGTTTCAGTCGCACCCGCCGACAGGAAGCATCGTCCAGAGG ACTTGAAGACTGTGTTGTGTACAGCAATGTGAGGGATCTCTCGCAGTCCTGA
- the LOC125297850 gene encoding B-cell receptor CD22-like isoform X1 — translation MLFKDVDVFWVHFLLGLTAVQCEWSVTHSSRRVCGLKGASVVLSCTYQYPWKGRGDTYGGGEWYGEKSQRVIKHSHSNYPDCSLNIDKLSENHTGVYKFRFYTALHLTWITDKTGVVLSITDLQVKEEAVSRKQNQIKVTCSTSCILGSEYVWYKNGQILQGKTTASILLDSTKLPEKGNYYCAVRGYAAHRSPAQCIPRKQCWGATYSSNSICALKGSSVVIPCTYKYPRDHRIKTKYWFNKQKSNNHPEDLLLNKEYWNHVQNLGIEDNNCTLRLKDIGVGHSGEYAFRFTTEQGEGYTGLPGVTIIVTALQVMVTSAAVTEGERVTLTCSTTCTLSDHPTFTWFKNSLIHKRTTDKNLHFDLVQGHDSGNYSCAVRGHESVASIDVFLYVRYEPKNVSVSLSPSGEIEEGTLVTLTCSSDANPPVHTYTWHFTTPARWSVMGTGESLTFNMTPVHSGLYHCEAQNEVGSHNSTDVLLDVKKEEDAAWPVNAGIIIFMVIVILLALGIVSLRKRGAKSTANTQRALENAQRVGSHGLGDVQYASVRFSRTRRQEASSRGLEDCVVYSNVRDLSQS, via the exons ATGCTTTTCAAAGACGTGGATGTATTTTGGGTGCATTTCCTCCTAGGTCTAACAG cTGTGCAGTGTGAATGGAGTGTGACCCATTCTTCAAGACGGGTCTGTGGTCTTAAAGGGGCATCAGTGGTCCTGTCCTGCACATACCAGTATCCATGGAAAGGTCGTGGAGACACGTATGGGGGAGGAGAGTGGTATGGAGAGAAGAGCCAGAGAGTCATAAAACACAGTCACTCTAATTATCCTGACTGCAGCCTGAACATAGACAAACTGTCAGAAAATCACACTGGTGTTTATAAATTTAGGTTTTATACAGCTCTTCACTTGACGTGGATAACAGACAAGACTGGTGTTGTTCTCTCAATCACTG ATCTGCAGGTGAAGGAGGAGGCTGTTTCAAGGAAACAAAATCAGATTAAGGTGACCTGCAGCACCTCCTGCATTTTGGGCTCTGAATATGTCTGGTACAAAAATGGACAGATTCTACAAGGCAAAACCACAGCCTCCATTCTACTGGACTCAACTAAACTCCCTGAAAAGGGAAACTACTACTGTGCTGTCAGAGGCTATGCGGCTCACCGCTCCCCTGCACAAT GTATTCCAAGAAAACAGTGTTGGGGCGCGACATACTCATCAAACAGCATCTGTGCATTAAAGGGTTCCTCTGTGGTCATTCCCTGCACTTACAAATATCCCAGAGATCACAGAATCAAAACAAAATACTGGTTTAACAAACAAAAATCCAATAATCACCCTGAAGACTTACTTTTAAATAAAGAATATTGGAATCATGTACAGAATCTTGGGATAGAAGATAATAATTGTACCCTGAGACTGAAAGACATCGGAGTTGGTCACTCTGGAGAATACGCCTTCAGGTTTACAACAGAACAGGGAGAGGGTTACACAGGATTACCTGGAGTCACCATCATTGTTACAG CTCTGCAGGTCATGGTGACTTCTGCTGcagtgacagagggagagagagtgacactGACCTGCAGCACCACCTGCACTCTGAGTGACCACCCCACCTTCACCTGGTTCAAGAACTCTCTCATCCACAAGCGCACCACTGACAAGAACCTTCACTTTGACCTAGTCCAAGGACACGACTCAGGCAATTACTCCTGTGCTGTTAGAGGACATGAGAGTGTCGCCTCCATTGATGTCTTCCTCTACGTCAGAT ATGAACCAAAGAATGTCTCAGTGTCACTGAGCCCATCTGGTGAAATAGAGGAGGGCACTTTGGTGACTCTGACCTGCAGCAGTGATGCCAACCCACCAGTTCACACCTACACCTGGCATTTTACTACACCTGCACGGTGGTCTGTCATGGGCACGGGGGAGAGTCTGACCTTCAACATGACCCCCGTTCACAGTGGACTTTACCATTGTGAAGCACAAAATGAAGTCGGCTCCCATAACTCTACTGACGTCCTTTTAG ATGTCAAAAAGGAAGAAGATGCTGCTTGGCCTGTGAACGCTGGAATAATCATTTTTATGGTTATTGTCATCCTACTGGCTCTTGGGATTGTGAGCTTGAG GAAGCGGGGTGCTAAATCGACAGCAAATACACAGCGTGCACTGGAAAACGCACAG AGAGTGGGCTCTCATGGTCTGGGTGACGTCCAGTACGCCAGCGTTCGTTTCAGTCGCACCCGCCGACAGGAAGCATCGTCCAGAGG ACTTGAAGACTGTGTTGTGTACAGCAATGTGAGGGATCTCTCGCAGTCCTGA